The following is a genomic window from Neomonachus schauinslandi chromosome 15, ASM220157v2, whole genome shotgun sequence.
caaccctgagatcaagagtcacatgctttaccaactgagccagccaagtgctccTTGAATAGTAGATTCTTATTTAGTTCTTCAGATTCTATTACTTTTCacttaaatttaaatcaattttttggggctcctgggtggctcagtcagttaagcatccaactcttgatttcggctcaggtcataatctcagggtcatgagattgagccccacaatgggctctgcactgagcatggagcctgcctgcttaagattctctctctccccggttgctggagtggggggtgggggggtgggagggatgggctgactgggtgatagacactggggagggtatgtgctctggtaagcgccgtgaattgtgcaagactgttgaatctcagatctgtacctctgaaacaaataatgcaatatatgttaagaaaaaaaaaaagaagaagaagaagaaggtagcaggaggggaagaatgaagggggggaaatcggaggggtagacgaaccatgagagacgatggactctgaaaaacaaactgagggttctagaggggaggggggtgggaggatgggttagcctggtgatgggtattgaggagggcacgttctgcatggagcactgggtgttatgcacaaacaatgaatcatgaaacactacatgaagaactaatgatgtaatgtatggtgattaacataacaataaaaaaatttttaaaaaaactaataatgtcgtgtatggtgattaacattaacaataaaaaagattctctccctctccttctgcccctctccccctgctctctctctaagtaataataataagtaaaataaaaatataaatcaacttCTTGTGATCAAAAGATACAGCTAGTTATGTTCTGGGTCACTAAGTGCCTAGCATAGTGGCTTGCATGTTATAAATGCCACATGTGTTGAATCAATTTGATTTGAGGACAGTCATTCCAAAAACATGCTGAACCAGGTTAGAGAAATAAGGACTCCACGATTGGGTCAAAATTCCTGTCTCCTCATTCCATCATGAACCTTGGAAGGATGTGGGAATTCACTCAGGTTCCGTAACATTCCTGGAAAAGAATGCCTTACGCACTTGAACTTCAAAAGGTTGAGACAAGAATGAATTACGTAGTGGCTAAAATTACCTTCTGACTCTACAATCACAGGTGGTCTAGTAATGGAACAAAAACAATCACGCACCAGAAGGAGCTCCTGAtgagttcagatttttttccaaatgcatctacacaacagaagaggaaataaatgtaGGTAAATACAGAAGGGtggcgcgcgcgcgcacacacacagctTGGGGgaaatgacaaatataaaataggcctttgttctcttgttttattttttttttaatttgttcattttaggcAATTCCAGTTTGAGGaccaagaataagaaaaaagatatgtCCGTCAATGGAAGCAATGACAGGCAGAAAGTAGATGTTTCTAACTCTCACTTTTGCTTTGATCTTTTATATCAAGAAAGGAAGTGTTGACCCTGAAACTGAATGAACAAAAGGAGCTAGCAGGGAAATGAAGGTCAAGTCAGTTAAGGAGACACCCAAGGGGTCCCTTTGTAAGAGCTCAGCATTCTGACCTAAACAAATAACATCTCACGACACTGACACTGTTGACCAATGTGACCAAAAGCCAGGCAGTAATCTTCAAGAAATTAGGAAAAGTGGTAGAGGATGGGGACACATGAAactgtcttaatttttaaaaagaaaaataaggtaggTTCTGGAAACAACAGACTCATCAACTTGATGTTGACTCACAGCAGAGGAATCCTAAAATAGTTTAATGGAGCAGTTGGTgagcatttagaaaataaagcagcCAGCACCAATTAACCCACAGCGGTTCAGTAAAAACGAGGCAGGCCAAGcttatctcattttctcttttgagagCATTGTGAGACAGGCAGAGCAAGGAAAGGCAGACATGTCTTGATTTCTGCCTTTGGAAAAGTTCTTCCTGGTGTCTGGTGGATAAAGGGTTAAAAGTGGGCTATATTAATGTACAGTTTTACCAAGGTGTAACGTATTGAATAACTAAACTCAAAGGTATCGACTGGCGGCTGCCAGATTCCATATTTGGCCCTCCCCTAATGAATATGTATCAACAAGATTAACACTTCAGAAGAAAAGTTTACCAACTCTAGGTGACACCAGGCTAGGAAGGAGTGCTCATCTATTGGATGCAGAATCATGAATCCAAAGTATCTCAGCGGGCAGCAATGAtgcaatgaaattttaaattcaagtaaaaaaaaaattaactcaacaaaattcaaatttaaaaaaatctgataaaaaattCAAATCCTACACTGTATAAATCCTTGGATACAAATAGAGGATGGGGTCTCTGGAAACAAGACAAGCGACGTAAAGAAATAGACTCTTGAGAAAGGACCAGCAGCTAtcgaagaggaagagagacttgCCTGACACAGTTCATAGGAAAAGACCCAGAAGTTATGAAGAAAAGTGGGAAATGGAGCGTGAAAACCAGACTACTTCCCTGGGGGATGTGCGTGAGAACTGCCTCCAAATATCTGAAGCGCTGTCCTCTGAATGAGAAATCAGACAAGCCCACATCTCGAGGTGAGACCCCCCCTTCAGAGGTCATGAGGACTAAGACTCAGACTCTGGAAAGACATTTCTTATCATTTTTACTATCCAAAAAGAGGATGAGCTGCTGTTGAGGTAACGAGGTCTCAGCTGCACGACCCAGCCAGACGGAGTGGGTACGGACACACTGAGGGTTTAAGACATTGGGTGTCCATGCTGAGGAGGACATCATGTAGCTTATTCCCTTACGCACAATACCCATGACAGAATGAGGAGGGCAGCATGGTGTGGTGGTGAAAATCTCCGCATCGGCCTGCCCacgttcaaatcccagctctgccacttgctcgCCATGTGAGCGcagtgactttgagcaagttcactgacactgacacacacacacacacgcacacacacccggGAACAGGGGTTCCCCATCCGCAAAATGAGGATGATAGGAGCCTCTACCCCCAGGGAGCTGCTGTGAAGGTGGACTCAATGGCCACACCGCATCCAGAACAGTGTCTGGGGGTAGGCAATCAAAACAGAGCTTGCAATTGATTCTGCCATCTTTTTTATTGCTCTGAAGATTCCTGATCACCGAGCCTGGGCACAGTGTGTTATTCACCTGAGCAGACAGGAGAGTATCACTAGAAGATGAGAAACGGGGTGTACGTGCCTAGGGAGCACTATAACATAGAGAACAGCACAGCAGGGAGCAAAAGGGAAAAGCCAGAGACTTCTCTCCTTGTGCAGGGACCCATGTGACTCCTGAAGCCGGCTCCCACTAGCAAACATTTCCATCCCCAGGTCCCCCTTAAGATGCAGGCTTCTGCCCTGTCTCTGTGGTCAGCAAGAGTCTGGGGTCTAGGGAGCAGCCTCGGCAGAGGTTGCCATTGGCTTCTCAGGCTCCTCTCCCAGATCCATGATCCGGATGGCATTTTCCTTCTTGGAAAGCCAGAAGGCAGGGTAGACCGGCTCTGAAAACTTGCACTCAAACTTGTGAATCAGAGTCATGACCTCGGGCTCTACCCCGTAGAAGGAGAGGATCCCCCCCAGAAAGTCCACGTAGATCCCCAGCCTCCGGAAAGGGCTGGCTTTGAGCAGGGTTTCCGTGTCGCTGTGCCAGGCTGTGAACTCCTTCCCGTTCCAGTGGAGGCTCCAGGAGAAGTTGTTTCCAGAAATGCAACTGTTGCGCTCCTCCCCTTTCCGGTCGATGCCTTTGCAGGTCAGGCCAACGTAGGTGCCTGCCCCGGAGATCTCCACCTCGAAATAATATCTGTGCAGGTAGAGGCTCTGTTGGGACAGTACCTGCCGCCAGTGCACAAACCTGCTGGGGAGGTCCGGGTAGGGATGCTCCCAGGGCGTGGTGTTGGTGACCCTGCGATTGTCCTCCTGCAGCCGGAGATACCTGTGAGCTGTGTCCGGGTCAAAGGAGATGTCACACGCATCTGAGGGGATACGAAGAATGGCGGGGAGGCAGGTCAGGAATGGACAGCTGCTCTGGACAGAACTCTTCGAACCCAGCCTGCCTCCCGGCTATGAGAAAacatctctctcctcttctctgtttACCCCAggccgctgcccccccccccccagaaaagaGGTGGGCGAAAACCAGAGAACAGAGAACACAAGTCACTCACtcaacttctttcctttctgaaggTCCAATTGCTTGGCATTGACCGTGTGATTTGCGGAATGGAATCAAGACATAAAACTGACTGattgagtcattcattcattcgacaaataCGTATTGAAAGCTGGGCACTGTTCTTCTCGGTGTTGGCAAGGGCTTGTGGAAATAGGCACTCATATACCCACACTTgagtctttctatttttttttttttaatttgaccaaTATATAGATAGCATGGTAAACTCTCAACCATTCCCTCAAACATATTGTCTTCCCAATCccggggaagaaaaaaataatggcacCTCCATGCACCCAGTTGCTGGAGTCACACTCAAgttattttggaaatttctttGCTCCcatcctcaccaccccccccccccccccacacacacacacacatacacacaggtagTCTCAAGCCCAGTAGATCCCACTTCTGTCCCAACCACTGCTTCACCCCACTCTAGTCCAGAATCATATAACAGGCTCCTTGCTGGCCATGCTGCTCTGTCTTGACCCTCTTCCATCCCTTGTCCACCACAGAGCCGTGGAGCATGTTTCAGGGTGTAGGCTAAGGTAAATCATGTCACCCCAGCTTCAAGACCTTAGATGGTGCCTCTTGGCCACAGAATAAAGCAGTGACCCCTCACCCCAGCCTGCACAGCCGGGCATGACTGGCCCTTGCCCGTGTCTCCAGCTTTGTCTCTTGCCCTCTGGCCCTTGATGGCCATGGTCCAGCCATCCTGGCCTCAGAAGCATGCGACACTGAGCCCACTTCAGGGCTTTAGCACAGACCAATCCCCTGTGACATGATCATCACCCTAACCTGAGCCTGGGGGATTCCTACTGATCCTTTCAAATTGTAGCTAAGGGTTCATGTCCTCAAAGAGGCCCTCTGTGACTTTCCACCACTTTCTCTCAGAGCCTTTGGGCTTCTTAAGCGTCATGGTACTCCACACAATGTGTataatctatttatttgtttgtttcgtGCCTGTCTTCCTTCTAATCTATAATCCACATTtcacatgggactcgatcctgggctTCTAGCTCAGAGAGGATGTTCAGTGTATATCTCCCCAATGAATTAGCATATTCGAGCCTACTTAAAAtccattaatataaaaaattattttagattaaCCCAGAGTTTTCCAAACTCCTTTGTGTCTAGGTaaggaacattctttttttttttttttgtaagggaAATTCTTAGTAGTCAATGAGACCattgtagaaggaaaaaaaggacacaACAATCTaagaagttaaaaggaaaaatgaaggagtgcctgagtagctcagtcggttgacggtccgactcttgattttggctcgggtcatggcctccgggtagtgagatcgagccctgtatcgggctctgtacagaatctgcttgagattctctctctctccctctccatctgcccctcccccagatctctgcctcaaaataaataaataaaatcttaaaaaaaaaaaaaaaggaaaaatgaatgtgAACTGAGGACCATAAAAAGGCATATAggtgctcactttggcagcatCTATactaaaatgggaatgatacaGAAATTAGCACGGTCCATACACAGAGGTGacatgcaaatttgtgaagcattccatatttctAAGGCAGTCAAAGGTACAAAGTTCCAGCTAGAAGAGAAGTCCAGGGGATgccatgtacagcatggtgactatagtgaacaatactgtattgcatatttgagagttgctaagagagtagatctcaaaagttctcatcataagaaaaaagaattttgtaactatgtgaggacATAGGATGCTAACCAAACTTATTGTGgcgatcatttcacaatatatgcatatgtcaaatcattatattgtacaaaGTTATCtgtcaataatatctcaaaaaaatgtgtcttaaaaggcatattttttaaagatttatttatttattttagagagagagagtaggcacGAGGGgatgtaggggcagagggagagggagagaaagagaagcagactccccaccaatcagggagcctgatgaggggctcaatctcatgatcctgagagatcatgacccaagacaaaaatcaagagtcagacgcctgaacgactgagccacctaggcaccccaaaaaagGCATATTGTTAAAACTGTCTGCAGCTCTATGTTTCTAAAAGTTCCCAACAGTATCAGTAGCAGACTTTTACTGACCAACTCCTTTGGCAATCCTTAGCATCCAGATATTGAACAATAATATTCTCATCTAAGGGGAACCAGGACTTCTTGGCAAGGAGGTGACTCTATGTCTTGGGACAAGAAAATCAGAGTGGGTCTGGAATATTCTGTTGGCACCAGAAAGCAACgatatttttcagaatttcaaagGCAGAATGTCAATGTCTAAAGGAGAAAGAgtggtgggggtgcctggggagctcagtcggtTCCAAGCGGCCgacttgtttttggctcaggtcgtgatctcagggtcctggaattggccacacatcaggctccatgctcagcaggaagtctgcttaggactctttctctccctcgctttctgccccttcctctgctctctctctaaaataaatacataaatctaagtaaaaaaaaaaaaaaaaaaaaagctttaaaggagaaagagaggctcCCACGGTTTAAGTCGGCAATTTGAGCCACACGACTTTGACAGGTCAAACAATCggattctaagatttttttttttttaatttgacagagagagacacagtgagagagggaacacaagcagggggagtgggagagggagaagcaggcctcctgctgagcagggagcccgatgcggggctcgatcccaggaccccaggaccatgacccgagccgaaggcagacgctcaacgattgagccaccaaggcgccccaaacAATCTGATTCTATAAAAAGTTCAAAGTTCATAACAATACCCAAAGAGACAAAGTTAATATCAGGTATGAAAAAAGACCTCTGTAATGCCAAAGAAGATAGGTTATAatagaatatatttcatttttatcttaatgTCAAGAATAAAgggtgtttgttttcttgtattAATctgtttataaaaatacaaatgtgctTCTgtcaagaagcaggaaagaataaataaaggaaactatGTGTAAGTGAAGAGGTCCTGAGAAAAAGTAGGAGCTGGGGCAAAAACAGGAAACAGTCCTCGGAACCCGAGGCTCCATgtaaaaactggagaaaaagggGGTCCAGCAGTTAGCCAACCAGTGGTCACCCCCAGAAAACAAGCAGTAACAGGATTCAACGGCATGTTCCAAAAAGATTAATCCGCCAAATGTCATAAAAATGAGCCTCAACTGCATAGATGCAGTCCTGCATCCTAGAAGATGAAAGCATGCAGACTGGTTACATACTGATCAGAAACATGGTGTTTTAAAACATGCTAACAGACCAGGTCAGTACCACATAAGGACAGGACAACAGGTTACACAATTCTGGCCAAGCCAGACTTAAAAGGAAGTCATCTGGTAACTAGCCAGGAGCTCCCAAGTGCCAAGCTCATGAAAGACAGACTAAGGGCAGGGAAACATCTGTGATCTTGGATCAGACGTGGGGCCAGAAAAAGGACATTGGTTGGCACGCTTGGTGAAACACTGGATAATTCTATAGATGAGTTAATAGCAGTGAAGGGATGTTCATTTCCTGGTTTTGGACGATGTACCATAGTTAAATAAAGTGTTAGCGTTCGAACAAGTCAGATGAAAGGTATACAAGAATTCTGTCCCTGTTTTTTCAATGTCTTTGTAAGTTTGAAATTGTCTCAAacatgaaaggtaaaaaaaaaaaaaaaattaaatatcccaTTTAGGGAGAGACCTGAGGTTGCAAGAGCCTGAAACTTACGGGAAAGACGGTGATCTTGTTCCAGTGAGCATTACGCTGACATCAGTTAAGTGGGTAAAGGAAGCTGTTTGCAACTTACATTGGAGGAACTGTTGCCTGGTGCTGGGCTCAGGTTTTGAGGTCCAATACTTGTGCTCGACAACAGTAGACACTTGAGTGCTGATATCATACTCCTCTAGAAAATCAGAGAGTTACGAATGCATACCTGTCCAGGTGGTCAGGAGAACCTAAGAAGCAGGACTTTCTAGCCACTCTTCCCTGGTCTCCCTGGGGGAAGAAAGGGCTGGACTCGATAGTCACATCAGACAGAATCATGCTCAATGCATTTCTCCATGGGTGAAACAAAATACGCTGGAGAACGATCCCAAACTGACTTGGATCTCACTTCAAAGTACAGGCATTAGCAACCTTGGAAACTAGTCAGAGAAATTCGAGCCAACGGCGGGATGTAACTAACtcaacttctctgggtctcaatCATAAAATCAAATCATCAAGGTAAGTGTCCATTAGCCACCGGCCTGGCCAAAGGATGGCTTTGAAGATGAGCCATTCCCCTGATTTCGCCCTCCCTCCCTTAGCTCTTTCACACTCTGAGAAACACACATTCCATAGCCCATGGCCCAGACAGTTTTCCTCACCTTCCTTGGAGAAATCCTGGAGCTTCTCCTTGTAGTTCTGCAGCAACTGGATTAAGTGCACCGTGGAGTCTGTGATGACCCTGCGGACGCCCAAGAGCTTGTCCTTGAGTCCGATGTAAACACTAGGGAAGGCACTGTCCTCAGTGTTCTTAAACTTGCAGTACTCCTACAGGAAAGGAAACATGGCAGAACTTGCCTTCATTTATGAATTTCTGAAACTGGACTACTCTCATTACCACACTGcccgcatctgtaaaatgggttaatgGTAATGTGCCCTTCACAAAGCAAGCATATGTAACATGACTGGCTCAAGACCCAGCAAcacagaaagtattttttttttacagtgggCTTTTTAAAGACacgggtgcctggtggctcagttgttgaagagactgccttcgttcggctcaggtcatgatcctggagtcccgggatcgagtcccgcatcgggctccctgctcagcggggagtctgcttctccctctgactctccccctctcatgctctctctctatcactatctccctcaataaataaataaaaatctttaaaaaaaataaaaatcaagagacacatacaaaaaataaacataaaaaaataaaaatagggcgcctgggtggctcagttgttaagcatctgcccttcggctcaggtcatgatcccagggtcctgggatcgagccccacatcgggctccctgctccacgggaagcctgcttctccctctcctactccccctgcttgtgttccctctctcgctgtctctctctgttgaaaaataaataaaatctttaaaaaataaaaatcaagagacacacacacacaaattaaaatttaaaaatcaaaatcaaaatcaagagaCCCAAGAACAAGAACACATTGTATGCCAACAGTCCAAATAGCAACAGTAACATTCCTGCTACTTTCATTCcttcaggacttttttttcttttttagagtttttcagaaagattttatttatgtctttgagagagagagagagcatgagagggggaagaggaagagggagaggtggaagcagactccctgctgagcagggacccccccccccaacacagggccctatcccaggaccctgggatcacactctgagtcgaaggcaggcacttaaccgaccgaCCCACCAGGGCACCCctcttttttagaatttaaacACAAGTCACATTATAGAAGGGAGGAGTGGAGGAAGAGGTACAGCACTAGGAAGACCCATGAACAGATCCTCAGACAGGAATGCTGCCTTTGCCAATTGTTACACTGTGCTTTAGAGTTTGAAAAGTGCTTTCGGGTAGATAAGCTTATGAAGTTGCTGAAGCTTCAAAACAAGGCAGTGATCAAGAAAGGTTGCTTTCAGATGCAACACAGCGTCAAAGCCCAAACTCAGCTGGAGCATTGCAGGGCAGACTGGATAGAGCCGGAAAACAGCAATGGAAAGAAAACTGTACCAAAATGGTTAGGCAGTTTAacggaagagaagaaaaaggccaACCCAGGGAGTTGATagaaagataaacattttaacacTGCATATAGATTTAGCGCCATACCTGagaaaagtgatattttaaatcaGTGGGGGGAAAAATTGGGTATTCAATACGTGTTGTCATTTCAACTGGCTCACGATTTGGAGAAGAAGTTATCTTTCTATGTGAATAAGTTATCTTATAGGAAAATacgttttagggcgcctgggtggctcagtcggttgagcgactgccttcggctcaggtcatgatcctggagtcccgggatcgagtcccgcatcgggctccctgctcggcggggggtctgcttctccctctgaccttcccccctctcatgctctctctctatctcattctctctctcaaataaataaataaaatctttggggcgcctgggtggctcagtcggttgagcgactgccttcggctcaggtcatggtcctggagtcccgggatcgagtcccgcgtcgggctccct
Proteins encoded in this region:
- the TRIM16 gene encoding tripartite motif-containing protein 16, which codes for MAELDLMAPGPLPGIAAHPLATVSPDSGSSSPAEEEDMGSPGSSQEETEGQGSGSAGQGGPDVEGEAEILCDFCLGTGRVKAVKSCLTCMVNYCEEHLRPHQENSKLHSHQLTEPVKDRDLRTCPAHHSPLVAFCRPDGQCICQECGQDEHKGHASVSLDAARRDKEAELRDTQLELERKLRLNENAIARLQANHKSVLLSVSEVKVVAEEQFGELLAAMRKAQADVMLFLEEKEQAALSQANSIKTHLEHRSAQMEKSKHELERIAALSNTVLFLEEYCKFKNTEDSAFPSVYIGLKDKLLGVRRVITDSTVHLIQLLQNYKEKLQDFSKEEEYDISTQVSTVVEHKYWTSKPEPSTRQQFLQYACDISFDPDTAHRYLRLQEDNRRVTNTTPWEHPYPDLPSRFVHWRQVLSQQSLYLHRYYFEVEISGAGTYVGLTCKGIDRKGEERNSCISGNNFSWSLHWNGKEFTAWHSDTETLLKASPFRRLGIYVDFLGGILSFYGVEPEVMTLIHKFECKFSEPVYPAFWLSKKENAIRIMDLGEEPEKPMATSAEAAP